Below is a window of Pyrobaculum aerophilum str. IM2 DNA.
GCCGATTACGGCATTAGTTGAGGCGATGCGTATGTCGCACGAAAGGGCCAGCTCCAGCCCCCCTCCTAAAACATAGCCCTTTAATTCTGCTATAGTCGGTATAGGCAACTCCTCCAGCTCCACCAACGTCTTCCCCCAGTCTAACAGGTCTGTCGTAGTGGTTTTTAAAAACTCCCCCATATCGCCTCCGGCCGAAAAAGCCCTATCCCCCGCAGAGGCCACTATTAACACCCGCGCCTCTGTTTTTAATAAATCCCCCAGGGCCTCGCCGATGGCGCGCCGCATTTCCAAAGTAATTATGTTTAACCTCTCGGGGTAATTTATTAACAGCTGGTATATCCCCTCCTCCACTTGCTCCAGCCTTATCTTCCCGCCGGCGTATTCCCTCATATGGGGTACTTCCTCTCCCTCAGCGTAATAGTCAACCAGCGATCGTAAGTAGTCTCGTGGAAAGACCACTCGCCCCCCTCTCTGCCGAAGCCGCTCGCCTTAATCCCCCCGAAGGGCACGTGGGATTCCTCAAGCATTGTCACGTCGTTGATGTGCACCATGCCGCTTTCAATCGCCTCTGCGATTTTAAAGGCCCTATTTATATTAGTGGTAACCACCGCCGCCGAGAGGCCGTACTCCGTGTCGTTTGCAACTTCAACAGCCTCGTCGTCGTTTTTAACCGGCACCACCGGGCGTATTGGGCCGAAGACTTCCTCCCTCATAATTCTAAAATTCCTATCCACGTCGACGAATACAGTGGGCCAGAAATACGCCCCAGCCCTCTTCCCGCCCGTAAGCGCCCTGCCCCCTCTAGACACCGCGTCTTGGTAAAACCTCTCCATCTCGTCGGCTTGCCTAGGCGATATGAGGGGGCCTTGTTCCACCGTCCTGTCCCTCGGATCTCCCACTTTAAGTTGAGAAACTCTCTCTACAAACTTCTTCACAAAGACGTCATAAACCCTCTCATGTACAATAATCCTCTTGCTAGAGGTGCAGATCTGTCCTTGGTGGAAAAAGGCGCCGAATACAGCTATTCTCACCGCCAGGTTTAAATCGGCGTCGTCTAGTATGATGAGCGGATCGCTGCCGCCGAGCTCCAGAGTAACCGTCTTCAACGCGCCACCAGCTTTACTAGCAATTTCCCTCCCCGTGGCGCTCTCGCCTGTGAAAGTGACGTGGGACACTTTTTTATTCACAACTATTTCATCCCCCACGGTGGAGCCCGGGCCCACTACTAGGTTGAAAACCCCCTTGGGGAACCCGGCTTGGTGTATCATCTCGGCAATTTTAAAGCCGGTGACGGGAGTCTCGCTGGCCGGCTTGTAAACAATGGTGTTCCCCGTAGCTAATGCGTGCGCGATTTTCTTCATGGATATTGAAAGCGGGTAGTTCCACGGCGTTATGACCCCCACCACTCCCTTAGGCCTTTTGAAAACCATTGACACAACTCCTTCAGCGTCTGATTGGAGCGTCTTCCCGCCGTAGTGTCTGGCCAGCTCCGCGGCGTTTCTCACAAGACGCTCAGTGAAGACAACCTCCCCCCACGCCTTTTTATATATCCCCCCGCCCTCTACCATTAAGATGTTTATTAACTCTTCCTCTCTGCTTTTAATAATTTCGTAAAGCTTATACAAATACTCCGCCCTTTTAATCGCGGGGAGCTGTGACCAAGCTTTGAGGGCGTCATACGCGGCGTCAATAGCCGCTTTGGCGTCCTCCCGTTTTGAAACTGGCGTCTCAGCTATTACTGATCCGTCAATCGGCGAGTGTTTTGGCCTACGTTCTTCAACTTCAATAAATTCACCATTTATATAGTTTTTAACTATAATCATGGATTATGATATATTCCAGTTATTTAAATATTTCTTCCGATATAAGTTTATTCACGATATTTAAGAATGTAAGATACTTAAAAATAGAGTTGGGGATTACGTAGTATCATTTTTAAATCAATAAAAAATAGATCTACATGGAATTATGGCGGCCAGAAAAACACCACCTTGAGGAGTCTAATGTGGCAAAGTACATAACCTCCCACGGCATCAAGGGGCTTGACGACTTCCTCTCGCTCACTTTTGACAAGCCTGAGGAATTCTGGCGCTCCTTCGAGAAAGAGGTGTTGAAGCTTGGTTGGTACGAGGAGTACATAAAGGTGCTGGATCTATCCAAGGGAGTCCAATGGCCTAGGTGGTTCGTCGGCGGCAAGATCAACATAGCGGATCAGCTGGAGGATTCCTCCCGTCCCCTTGTCAAATGGGAGGGGGAAGACGGGTCGACCGCCGTCTGGAGCTATTCTGAGGTGCTCTACAAAGCCAAGGCGGTCGCCAGCTGGCTGAAGAGAAACGGGCTCGAGAAGGGGGATCGCGTGGCTATCTTCATGCCGATGGTGCCCGAGATAATCCCGGTCATGCTGGGGGCCATCAGAGCTGGCGGCGTCATAGTCCCGCTTTTCAGCGGCTTCGGCAAGGAGGCCATAAGGGTTAGGCTCGAGGACAGCGAGGCTAAGTTCGTCTTCGCCTCCGATATCTCCTACAGGAGAGGCAAGGAGATCGATATGCTCTCGGAGCTGAGAGCCGGCTTGACGCCCTCAGTGAAGCGCGTGGTGGTGCAGGAACGCTCCGGACGTAGCAGCGGCTATACGCCGCTCTCCGAGGTCTTCAAGACCGGCGGCGACCACGTAGAGAGGGCAGACGCAGAGGATCCCATCATGATTATATATACCTCGGGCACCACGGGGAAGCCTAAAGGCACCGTCCATACGCACGACGGCTTCCCCGTGAAGGCCGCCGCCGACGTCTACTTCCACTTCGACGTGAGCGAGGGCGAGACCTTGAGCTGGGTGACAGACATGGGGTGGATGATGGGGCCTTGGATGGTCTTCGCCGCGTATCTGCTCAGAGGCTCCATGGCCTTCTTCGAGGGAGCTCCAGACTACCCCAAGGACAGACTCTGGCGTTTTGTGGAGCGCTTCAAGGTGAACGCCTTGGGCCTGGCGGCGACGTTAACGAGATATCTCCGCTCCATAGGCGCAGCGGCGGAGCCCGGCCAGCTGGATTCGCTCAAAGCCTTCGGCAACACGGGGGAGCCCATAGACGTCGAGAGCTGGCTGTGGCTATACCGCATGGGAAGGGGGCGCATACCGATTATAAACTACTCCGGCGGGACCGAGATATCAGGGGGGATATTGGGTTGCTACGTGGTGAGGCCCATAAAGCCCAGCTCTTTCAACGGGCCTAGCATAGGCACTAAAGCCGCGGTGTTTACTGAGGATGGGAGGCCGGCCCCGCCTGGCGTTGAGGGAGAGCTCGTGGTACTCTCGGTGTGGCCCGGCATGACGAGAGGCTTCTGGAGGGATCCCCAACGCTATTTAGAGACTTACTGGAACAAGTGGCCTGGAGTGTGGGCCCACGGCGACGCTGCCGTAGTGGATGAAGAGGGCTTCTTTTACATACTGGGGAGGGCAGACGACACCATAAAGGTGGCCGGAAAGCGGCTGGGACCCGCCGAGATTGAGACTGTCCTCAACGCCCATCCTGCCGTGGCCGAGTCCGCCTGTATAGGCGTCCCCCATGAGATTAAGGGCGAGGTGCCCGTATGTTTCGTGGTGTTGAAGCCGGGCTATGAGCCCAGTGAGGCCTTAAGGCGCGAGTTGATCAAGCTGACGGAGGAGGCCTTAGGCAAAGCCTTCGGCGCGGTGGAGGATATAAGGTTCGTCAAGATGTTGCCGAAGACCCGCAACGCCAAGATCATGAGGAGGGTGATAAGGGCGGTGTACTTAGGCCGCAACCCCGGCGACCTATCGGCGCTCGAAAATCCGGAGGCCATAGAGGAGATAAAAAGAGCTCTGTGATCGAGCATACAATGCTTATAGCGTAGGGGTAGCTTGACCTCAACGAAATATAAATAGAGGCGGCACCTCGTCCGTAACTGTTGTCTTTTATTACGTGATACCGTGGCTTAAGAAGGCAGCGGGGGTCGGTAAAACGATGATCGTAGCCGACGTTAGGTTGAGAGGGAAGCTCGAGGCCGACGTCTACGTCGAGGATATCGATAAACGCGAGGTGGAATATTCGCCGAGCCGCTTAGGCTATGTCTGCACGGTAGAGCAATGTTATGCCGATATCTTGACGTACGGAGACGCTGGCCCTATCTGGTGGACCTACTATGGTCGTTTGGGCTATACGATGTGAATAAGGTCTATGCTCTGGCGGGCCCCCGAGGGAGAGCCGTCTTGGCGGCCTTAATGATCTAGGAGATGTTGCTCACAGGTCGTAACAGGTCCTGAGGGTCTTTTGATCCCTACAGGGAGGACTTCATGCCTTGACTCGATTACGTGGCGAGGTGGACGACGGGATAGATACTCGACAATGGCGCTAAAGATATCGCGTCAATTTAGGAAGCGTCCCCACTTTAGACAAGATCAAGCGGATCCTCACGAGACTCGGCGCGCGATCCGGCCAATCTCAGCAATTGTTGGCGGACGGGAAGAGGATAGCCTACGTGTTGATATATTCCGATATCTTGAACAGATGGGGGTACATGTTGGGCTAAGGTCTATATATAATATTTAGTTCTGCCGAACATAGGGGAGCCCCTAGGTTCACGTTCGACGTAGACACCTCGCCGCCAGCGTTGACGGATAAGCTATCTGCGTTGAGATAAATCGCCGTGATAAACGCCAGCCTGCTGGAGGCGGGCTACACGAAGGCCGTCAAGATACATAGATACGTCTACTTCGGGCTTTTCGAACATGACGTCGAGAAGTACGTTCTCCCCTATTTATTGCCGTTGAGAGTGCCGGTGTTGACTAGGTGGTCGGACGTTCCTCTGTGGGGCTACCTAGGGCGTCCTGGCGTATATGTCAGCTACGATGTCATCGCGGAGATCAAACGGATATCCGTTGAAACCCTGTGCGTAGATATGCCGGGGGGTGGATTACCTGAGGGCCGGCGTTTCAATAGAGCTCAAGCCGCCGGTGGAGGAATAGGGTGGCTTTAAGATCTCCGTCTTGGTGTGGCAATTAGCCGAAAAGGCGAAGCATAAGATCATCGAGCCTGTGAGGCGGATCGATCACGACGTTCTGAAGGCCGTCTTGGATCTTAGAG
It encodes the following:
- a CDS encoding aldehyde dehydrogenase family protein — its product is MIIVKNYINGEFIEVEERRPKHSPIDGSVIAETPVSKREDAKAAIDAAYDALKAWSQLPAIKRAEYLYKLYEIIKSREEELINILMVEGGGIYKKAWGEVVFTERLVRNAAELARHYGGKTLQSDAEGVVSMVFKRPKGVVGVITPWNYPLSISMKKIAHALATGNTIVYKPASETPVTGFKIAEMIHQAGFPKGVFNLVVGPGSTVGDEIVVNKKVSHVTFTGESATGREIASKAGGALKTVTLELGGSDPLIILDDADLNLAVRIAVFGAFFHQGQICTSSKRIIVHERVYDVFVKKFVERVSQLKVGDPRDRTVEQGPLISPRQADEMERFYQDAVSRGGRALTGGKRAGAYFWPTVFVDVDRNFRIMREEVFGPIRPVVPVKNDDEAVEVANDTEYGLSAAVVTTNINRAFKIAEAIESGMVHINDVTMLEESHVPFGGIKASGFGREGGEWSFHETTYDRWLTITLRERKYPI
- a CDS encoding AMP-binding protein, giving the protein MELWRPEKHHLEESNVAKYITSHGIKGLDDFLSLTFDKPEEFWRSFEKEVLKLGWYEEYIKVLDLSKGVQWPRWFVGGKINIADQLEDSSRPLVKWEGEDGSTAVWSYSEVLYKAKAVASWLKRNGLEKGDRVAIFMPMVPEIIPVMLGAIRAGGVIVPLFSGFGKEAIRVRLEDSEAKFVFASDISYRRGKEIDMLSELRAGLTPSVKRVVVQERSGRSSGYTPLSEVFKTGGDHVERADAEDPIMIIYTSGTTGKPKGTVHTHDGFPVKAAADVYFHFDVSEGETLSWVTDMGWMMGPWMVFAAYLLRGSMAFFEGAPDYPKDRLWRFVERFKVNALGLAATLTRYLRSIGAAAEPGQLDSLKAFGNTGEPIDVESWLWLYRMGRGRIPIINYSGGTEISGGILGCYVVRPIKPSSFNGPSIGTKAAVFTEDGRPAPPGVEGELVVLSVWPGMTRGFWRDPQRYLETYWNKWPGVWAHGDAAVVDEEGFFYILGRADDTIKVAGKRLGPAEIETVLNAHPAVAESACIGVPHEIKGEVPVCFVVLKPGYEPSEALRRELIKLTEEALGKAFGAVEDIRFVKMLPKTRNAKIMRRVIRAVYLGRNPGDLSALENPEAIEEIKRAL
- a CDS encoding enoyl-CoA hydratase/isomerase family protein; protein product: MREYAGGKIRLEQVEEGIYQLLINYPERLNIITLEMRRAIGEALGDLLKTEARVLIVASAGDRAFSAGGDMGEFLKTTTTDLLDWGKTLVELEELPIPTIAELKGYVLGGGLELALSCDIRIASTNAVIGLPEVRLGMVPASGGLTRFVKALGPLRAKYYILLGKRMTAEEALKLGLVDEVVPPEGLRGRVLEIARELRELPPLALKEAKKLVSMIADAPREVGFDLERKTFGVLRYSRDFEEGIKAFFEKRRPNYTGA